TGGTACCAAAGTTTTGGATTCCGCGAGTCTGGGCGGAAGCGGGAGATTTAAGTTTTCAGGAACCACAGAATATCCGAAATTCTACAACCTTACCCTGGATGGGAAATTTGTTACACTTTTGATTAAACCCGGAGAAGAGGTGACTTTTCAAACGAATGCGAATAATTTTTATAATTATACCATTGAAGGCTCACCGGGCTCCAAAAAGGTGAAAAAACTGGAAAATCGTCTGAGGGAGACCAAATCCAAACTGGATTCCCTTGATGAGATTTACGAACGCATTAAGGACGAGGAAGGTTCTCAGCAGAGAATTGCCGAACTTGATGAAACATACAAAAGAATCCTGAACCGGCAGAGAGATTCCTCAATTTCCTTTATTATCAATAATATGGGATCGCTGGCAAGTATCATGGCGCTTTATCAAAAGATCAATGATGATACTTATGTGCTTTATAAAAATACTGATCTGCAATATATTAAGCTCGTTGCCGATTCTTTGGAGAATAAATATCCGCAATCGATGCATGTTAAATCTTTACTGGCTAATAAAGAAGATTTAATGAAGCAATACAGAAATCTGGAGCTTCAACAGTCGATCAGTCAATTTGGTACACCCAGTGACTATCCGGATATTAAGCTGCCTGATCCGGCAGGCGACTCTGTCTCACTACAGAATCTGAATGATAAAATGATTTTGCTGAGTTTCTGGGCATCATGGAATGAACAAAGTGTCCGGCGAAATCTTGAATTGAAGGATATTTACAGAAGATATAATAATAAGGGTTTTGAAATCTATCAGGTTTCGCTGGATGAAGACAGGAGTGAATGGGTTAAAGCGATTAATTTTGATCAGTTGCCCTGGATAAATGTTAGCAGCCTGAATGGTCCGAATGCTTATGCAGCAAGGATATATAATGTGCAGGAGCTTCCCACGGATTTTCTGATACATCAGGAGAGAGGTGTTATTGCAAAAAATCCCGACAGAAAGGAATTAAGAAGGAGGTTATCCATTGCACTGGATTAATTAAACACGACTTTTGGAATACGGGAAAAAAATATATTTTGCCTCCGATTTTCATTTGGGAGCACGGAATCATGAAGAAAGCCTGAAAAGGGAGAAAGCCATCGTTCGTTGGCTTGAGGAGATACGGCCACAGACGTCAGCTTTATATCTTTTGGGAGACATTTTTGACTTTTGGTTTGAATATCGGAGAGCAGTTCCAAAGGGTTTTGTCAGGTTTTTGGGTAAGATAGCCCAGTTTACTGATGAGGGCATACCCGTTCATTTTTTTACAGGCAATCATGATCTCTGGATATTCGATTATCTTCCCAATGAAGTGGGGCTGATCATTCATCACGAGCCTTACACGATCACCGTGAACGGGAAAAAATTTTATATGGCTCATGGTGACGGGTTGGGTCCCGGGGAGAAAACATTCAAACTGCTGAAAGGAATCTTCCACAATTCCTTTGCCCAGTGGTTGTTTGGCCGGTTGCATCCCAATCTTGGAATATTCCTGGCTCATAAATGGTCGCTGAGCAGCAGAAACGTACACGGTGTGCCCGATGAATTCCGTGGGGAGGATGGTGAGAGGCTTATACAACATGCGCGAGGGACTTTGGAAAAAGAACATTATAATTATTTTATATTTGGACACAGGCACCTTCCCATTGATTACCGGTTGAACCGGAATTCCCGCTATATTAATCTTGGCGACTGGATTCACCATTATACGTACGGTGTATTTGACGGTGAAAAATTTGAATTGAAACAATATGTGTAACCTTATTTATCAGGCAATTGATAATAATTATTTAAAAGATGTCATTAAAAAAGACTTTTGGTAATGCTTTACGGGGTTTGTGGCTTTATATTTCAGGAGAGACCAATAACCGGATTCATTTATCGGCCGTTGTCCTTGTTATTGCCGCAGGCATTATCCTTAATATCAACCGAGTGGAATGGTTATTTTTGGTTGTTGCCATTGGATTGGTGCTCACCTCGGAGGCCTTCAATTTTTCCCTGGAAAAACTCTGTGATGAGGTTCAATCGGCGTATAGCGAACGAATAAGGATTGTCAAGGATATTTCTGCCGGTGCCGTTTTAATAGCCGCCATTATTTCTGCGGTAATCGGTTTGATTATATTTGTTCCCAAAGTGATCGGTCTGTTATTTTAGTGAAGCGGCCGGTGGTTTTTGGCAAGATATGATAATTTTGATCGGTCCCGGACGGAATAGGTATGCTAAAGGAAAATATTTATGAGGATCATCTACATCAGCAACAACTGGATCGACAAAGGGTCCTGTACAGTTTTTTCCACCTACAACGTATGGGGCATAGCGCAAAATGAAGTGGAGACCCATCTGTTTGTAAGAAATGTATCCGAGGGGGATACGGAAGATTTGATGCGGGAATATTTTAATCTTGATTATCCCGGTTATCTTACCATTCATAGGATGGAAAAGCGGTTCA
This genomic stretch from Bacteroidales bacterium harbors:
- a CDS encoding DUF4369 domain-containing protein, whose amino-acid sequence is MKKVIIFVLAVLTFACTNENKFTVEGSIEDAEQQKVYFEEKEVSGTKVLDSASLGGSGRFKFSGTTEYPKFYNLTLDGKFVTLLIKPGEEVTFQTNANNFYNYTIEGSPGSKKVKKLENRLRETKSKLDSLDEIYERIKDEEGSQQRIAELDETYKRILNRQRDSSISFIINNMGSLASIMALYQKINDDTYVLYKNTDLQYIKLVADSLENKYPQSMHVKSLLANKEDLMKQYRNLELQQSISQFGTPSDYPDIKLPDPAGDSVSLQNLNDKMILLSFWASWNEQSVRRNLELKDIYRRYNNKGFEIYQVSLDEDRSEWVKAINFDQLPWINVSSLNGPNAYAARIYNVQELPTDFLIHQERGVIAKNPDRKELRRRLSIALD
- a CDS encoding UDP-2,3-diacylglucosamine diphosphatase → MEYGKKIYFASDFHLGARNHEESLKREKAIVRWLEEIRPQTSALYLLGDIFDFWFEYRRAVPKGFVRFLGKIAQFTDEGIPVHFFTGNHDLWIFDYLPNEVGLIIHHEPYTITVNGKKFYMAHGDGLGPGEKTFKLLKGIFHNSFAQWLFGRLHPNLGIFLAHKWSLSSRNVHGVPDEFRGEDGERLIQHARGTLEKEHYNYFIFGHRHLPIDYRLNRNSRYINLGDWIHHYTYGVFDGEKFELKQYV
- a CDS encoding diacylglycerol kinase family protein produces the protein MSLKKTFGNALRGLWLYISGETNNRIHLSAVVLVIAAGIILNINRVEWLFLVVAIGLVLTSEAFNFSLEKLCDEVQSAYSERIRIVKDISAGAVLIAAIISAVIGLIIFVPKVIGLLF